The Chromatiales bacterium DNA window ATAAAGCGAGGCGATGCGAAGGAGAGACACCACCCCATTACACGTGAAGCGATGGAACCGAAGGATATAGAAAAAGACCCAGCAGAGGCAACGGGCGGGGAACCAGACCCGGGTTATCAACGAACCGACGTGGGGCTACAAATGACCCACGGGGAGGCGCAAGAGCGACCCGACCCCGGTACAAAAATGACCCAAGCAGAACACGAAAGTGAGACCGAAGTGAGCCGACCCTCGGGTCATTGTTGCACAAAACCCGAGTCACTGACGACCCCCAAACAAGTATTAGAACAAGTATTAAGTGAACAAATAGAAGAGCGCGTGTGTGTTACTAATACTGGATTACTCACACGCGCAATAAAACCAATTGAAAAAGAAGAAGAACCTTTACCTGCTCCCTCTACTGTCTCTTCCGATGTGCCTGGCATTCTCTACGAGAACGGAATCCCTCGATTAGTACCGGTAGGTTATGATACAGAAGGAGTTCCGGTTTTCGACGCGCTCGCGGTGGTTTGGATGACCAAGCGCGTCCACGGCTTCGGCGACGAATACGACCTCCCTCTCCGGGCATGGATTGAGACGCACAACGGGAAGATGCCACGACCGCATGACGCTCGGGCACTGAAACGGCTCGTTGATGAGTGCGGAGTAGAAC harbors:
- a CDS encoding helix-turn-helix domain-containing protein, giving the protein MFSTQFLQPNNTGDFMSTEPSARQKTSQSMVVSHARIPTAFLRNPNISLRAKGLYAILASYAGSAGTCTPSRETLAAHANVSLSTVKRILRELKEAGAIEITQRTGTSSLYALQPLIKRGDAKERHHPITREAMEPKDIEKDPAEATGGEPDPGYQRTDVGLQMTHGEAQERPDPGTKMTQAEHESETEVSRPSGHCCTKPESLTTPKQVLEQVLSEQIEERVCVTNTGLLTRAIKPIEKEEEPLPAPSTVSSDVPGILYENGIPRLVPVGYDTEGVPVFDALAVVWMTKRVHGFGDEYDLPLRAWIETHNGKMPRPHDARALKRLVDECGVERVTKAIRKMGDAGQYSFDRLKGHVAGFAA